The Streptomyces sp. RKAG293 genome includes a region encoding these proteins:
- a CDS encoding SigE family RNA polymerase sigma factor: protein MRQTHADGYLDFAANRAGHLFRSACLLTSGDTHLAEDLVQETLGRMYVVWGRASKIDNPAGYAQTVLVRAFLSHQRRRSNRERPTPDLPDVPGEAGVDMTLRLTLLDALGRLAPKDRAVLVLRYWEDRSIEETADAMRASSSSVRTRSVRALAKLRELLGGTLAEFAAN, encoded by the coding sequence ATGCGGCAGACGCACGCGGACGGGTATCTGGACTTCGCCGCGAACCGCGCCGGGCATCTCTTCCGGTCGGCATGCCTGCTGACCAGCGGTGACACCCATCTCGCCGAGGATCTCGTCCAGGAGACCCTCGGCCGGATGTATGTGGTCTGGGGGCGGGCCTCCAAGATCGACAACCCGGCCGGCTACGCGCAGACCGTCCTGGTGCGGGCCTTCCTCTCCCATCAGCGGCGCCGCAGCAACCGAGAACGCCCGACCCCCGACCTCCCGGACGTGCCGGGCGAAGCGGGGGTCGACATGACGCTGCGGCTGACGCTCCTCGACGCGCTCGGCCGGCTGGCGCCCAAGGACCGGGCGGTGCTGGTGCTGCGGTACTGGGAGGACCGCAGCATCGAGGAGACCGCCGACGCGATGCGCGCTTCGTCCAGCTCCGTACGGACGCGCTCCGTCAGGGCGTTGGCGAAGCTGCGGGAACTGCTCGGCGGCACCCTCGCCGAATTCGCCGCGAACTGA
- a CDS encoding zinc-binding dehydrogenase encodes MGVRAVQVTRFGGPEVLVTAQLPDPVAGPGEVVVGVEAADVILFEARIREGLAQDFLPVRPPYVPGGAVAGRVLSVGEGVEPGWIGRSVAAHVGDRGGYAERALAPADALLAVPDGLGPREAAALLHDGTTALGLADAARTQPGEWVLVTGAGGGLGILMVQLALAAGERVVAAARGKRKLDLLRELGAHAVVDYSLPGWEERVREATGGAGPDMVYDGVGGELGLAAFELTARGGQFSAHGAAAGGFAPVDPAEARRREVTVRGIEQVQFAPDVGRGLLRRALTEAAAGRIRPVIGQTFPLERAADAHRAMEARDVLGKTLLLP; translated from the coding sequence ATGGGTGTGCGAGCAGTACAGGTGACACGGTTCGGTGGTCCCGAGGTGCTGGTCACGGCGCAGCTGCCGGATCCGGTCGCCGGTCCCGGCGAGGTGGTCGTGGGGGTCGAGGCGGCCGACGTGATCCTCTTCGAGGCGCGGATCCGCGAGGGCCTGGCGCAGGACTTCCTGCCGGTGCGGCCGCCGTACGTACCCGGGGGCGCGGTGGCCGGGCGGGTGCTCTCCGTCGGGGAGGGCGTCGAGCCCGGCTGGATCGGCCGGTCCGTCGCCGCCCATGTCGGTGACCGCGGGGGGTACGCCGAGCGGGCCCTGGCGCCCGCCGACGCCCTGCTCGCCGTACCCGACGGGCTCGGCCCGCGCGAGGCCGCCGCGCTGCTCCACGACGGCACCACCGCGCTGGGCCTGGCGGACGCCGCCCGGACCCAGCCGGGGGAGTGGGTGCTGGTCACCGGGGCCGGCGGCGGGCTGGGCATTCTCATGGTGCAGCTGGCCCTGGCGGCGGGGGAACGGGTCGTGGCGGCTGCTCGCGGCAAGCGGAAGCTGGACCTGCTGCGCGAGCTGGGTGCCCATGCCGTCGTCGACTACTCGCTGCCGGGCTGGGAGGAGCGGGTGCGCGAGGCGACCGGCGGTGCGGGTCCCGACATGGTCTACGACGGCGTCGGCGGGGAGCTCGGGCTGGCCGCGTTCGAACTGACCGCCCGCGGCGGCCAGTTCTCCGCGCACGGCGCGGCCGCCGGCGGCTTCGCGCCCGTCGACCCGGCGGAGGCCCGCCGGCGCGAGGTGACCGTACGCGGCATCGAGCAGGTGCAGTTCGCGCCCGACGTCGGCCGTGGGCTGTTGCGGCGCGCGCTGACGGAGGCCGCCGCGGGACGGATCCGGCCCGTCATCGGGCAGACGTTCCCGCTGGAGCGCGCCGCCGACGCGCACCGGGCGATGGAGGCCCGCGACGTCCTCGGGAAGACCCTGCTGCTGCCGTGA
- a CDS encoding aldo/keto reductase, which translates to MDEFEQPHVDAVEGHQGVTLIDTADSYHWHADERGHNEELIARAIAAYGGDTSDVLVATKGGRGRPGDGSWTVDGTPEHLKRACEESLRRLGGEAIGLYQLHKPDPRVPFAESIGALRELLDAGTIRMAGVSNVDADQIRQADEILGGRLASVQNEYSPAVRDSAAELRLCDELGIALLPWSPLGGISRSSLDAPPTVADGIPAPPPAPAPAPTHAPPFAAFHEIARDRGVSPQRIALAWLLAKSPVVVPIPGASRPATIRDSAAAGEVTLTADEFVRLDAAR; encoded by the coding sequence CTGGACGAGTTCGAGCAGCCGCATGTCGACGCTGTCGAGGGCCACCAAGGGGTGACGCTCATCGACACCGCCGACTCCTACCACTGGCACGCGGACGAGCGGGGGCACAACGAGGAGCTGATCGCCCGCGCCATCGCCGCCTACGGCGGTGACACGTCGGACGTCCTCGTCGCGACCAAGGGGGGCCGCGGGCGGCCCGGCGACGGTTCGTGGACCGTCGACGGCACCCCGGAGCATCTGAAGCGGGCCTGCGAGGAGTCGCTGCGGCGGCTCGGTGGCGAGGCGATCGGGCTGTACCAGCTGCACAAGCCGGACCCCCGGGTCCCGTTCGCCGAATCCATCGGCGCGCTGCGGGAGTTGCTCGACGCGGGCACGATCAGGATGGCGGGCGTCTCCAACGTGGACGCCGATCAGATCCGGCAGGCCGACGAGATCCTCGGCGGTCGGCTGGCCTCGGTGCAGAACGAGTACTCGCCCGCCGTCCGCGACAGTGCGGCCGAGCTGCGGCTGTGCGACGAGCTCGGGATCGCCCTCCTGCCCTGGAGCCCGCTCGGCGGCATCTCCCGGAGCTCGCTCGACGCCCCGCCGACGGTGGCTGACGGGATCCCGGCCCCGCCCCCCGCCCCGGCCCCGGCCCCGACCCACGCCCCGCCCTTCGCCGCCTTCCACGAGATAGCGCGGGACCGCGGGGTGAGCCCGCAGCGCATCGCTCTCGCCTGGCTGCTGGCGAAGTCCCCGGTCGTCGTTCCCATCCCGGGCGCCAGCCGGCCCGCGACGATCCGGGACTCGGCCGCGGCCGGCGAAGTGACGCTCACCGCCGACGAGTTCGTACGGCTCGACGCGGCCCGGTAA
- a CDS encoding Lrp/AsnC family transcriptional regulator, which translates to MALDSVDMRLLELVQTEGRITLSELGRRVSLSPAAVAERIRRLEGNGIITGYSAVVAPNRLGYGMLAFVRVSPHGGYTLRHPRTLELMARPEILEVHHVVGEDCWIIKVAVADTSHLEEILEQISALGRTTTSIVLSSPVERKVITPIDRTGTAP; encoded by the coding sequence GTGGCCCTCGACAGCGTCGACATGCGGCTGCTCGAACTCGTCCAGACCGAGGGCCGCATCACTCTCAGTGAGCTGGGCCGACGGGTGAGCCTCAGCCCGGCCGCCGTGGCGGAACGCATCCGCCGGCTGGAGGGCAACGGCATCATCACCGGCTACTCCGCCGTGGTCGCACCGAACCGGCTCGGCTACGGCATGCTCGCCTTCGTCCGGGTCTCCCCGCACGGCGGCTACACCCTGCGTCACCCCAGGACGCTGGAACTGATGGCGCGCCCCGAGATCCTGGAGGTGCACCACGTCGTCGGCGAGGACTGCTGGATCATCAAGGTCGCCGTGGCCGACACCTCGCACCTCGAGGAGATCCTCGAACAGATCTCGGCCCTCGGCCGCACCACGACGTCGATCGTGCTGTCCTCCCCGGTCGAACGGAAGGTCATCACCCCGATCGACCGCACCGGCACAGCACCTTAG
- a CDS encoding GtrA family protein has translation MKTTGSIERSTDHPTGRTGPIAAFVRFVVCGGGVGLLSSAVLLLLSGRLPLVVANALVTVASTLLATELHGRFTFRAGRAQLSDHVKSGATAAICYLFTTAALLVLHAVHPNPGPLLEQSVYLSASGLAGVGRFVVLRVIVFAKGGTRTADAPVATPVGTPVTTPSVAPSVAPAPALAPALGQGSVAVAA, from the coding sequence ATGAAGACCACGGGGAGCATCGAGCGGAGCACCGACCACCCAACCGGCAGGACCGGGCCGATCGCGGCCTTCGTGCGGTTCGTCGTGTGCGGCGGGGGCGTGGGGCTGCTGTCCAGCGCCGTCCTGCTGCTGCTGTCGGGCCGGCTGCCCCTGGTGGTCGCCAACGCGCTGGTGACCGTCGCCTCCACCCTGCTGGCCACCGAGCTGCACGGCCGCTTCACCTTCCGGGCCGGACGGGCCCAGCTGAGCGACCACGTCAAGTCCGGTGCCACCGCGGCGATCTGCTACCTGTTCACCACCGCCGCGCTGCTCGTGCTGCACGCGGTGCACCCGAACCCGGGTCCGCTGCTGGAGCAGAGCGTGTACCTCTCGGCCTCGGGCCTCGCCGGTGTCGGCCGTTTCGTCGTCCTGCGGGTCATCGTCTTCGCCAAGGGCGGCACCAGGACGGCCGACGCACCGGTTGCCACCCCGGTCGGTACCCCGGTCACCACTCCGTCCGTCGCCCCGTCCGTCGCTCCGGCTCCCGCCCTCGCCCCGGCCCTCGGCCAGGGATCGGTGGCGGTCGCCGCGTAG
- a CDS encoding GNAT family N-acetyltransferase: MTEVFLRRLSRWQAEAQREAFADLYVESYLGAQGEEFHSRQSFLRRFAEHVQHPGFDMTIAGDPALVGFAYGFPPDRGGEWWQGFVGGVPQDLEEHTASGQVFAVAELLVLPSHRRLGVAGRLQDMLLSRSAAAVASVLVETPNVPALAAYREWGWSKNGEVQRRHDHSLTVLESWSRSLAD, from the coding sequence ATGACAGAGGTGTTTCTACGGCGTCTGAGCCGGTGGCAGGCCGAGGCGCAAAGGGAGGCCTTCGCGGACCTCTACGTCGAGTCCTACCTCGGCGCCCAGGGCGAGGAGTTCCACAGCCGGCAGAGCTTTCTGCGGCGCTTCGCGGAGCATGTGCAGCACCCCGGATTCGATATGACGATCGCCGGCGACCCGGCGCTCGTGGGCTTCGCATACGGCTTTCCTCCGGATCGCGGCGGCGAGTGGTGGCAGGGATTCGTCGGCGGGGTCCCGCAGGACCTGGAGGAGCACACCGCCTCCGGCCAGGTCTTCGCCGTCGCCGAGCTGCTCGTACTCCCCTCCCACCGCCGCCTCGGGGTCGCGGGCCGGCTGCAGGACATGCTGCTGTCGCGCAGCGCCGCGGCCGTGGCGTCCGTGCTGGTGGAGACCCCGAACGTGCCGGCGCTGGCCGCGTACCGGGAGTGGGGCTGGTCGAAGAACGGTGAGGTCCAGCGTCGGCACGACCATTCGTTGACGGTGCTGGAATCGTGGAGCCGCAGCCTCGCGGATTAG